A region from the Antennarius striatus isolate MH-2024 chromosome 22, ASM4005453v1, whole genome shotgun sequence genome encodes:
- the calua gene encoding calumenin-A isoform X2: protein MVRPLLMCFVLCVVSGSSKPTEQKSRVHADAPLSELEHDDQQNFDYDHEAFLGREEARSFEQLRPEESKRRLSIIVDKIDADKDGFVSEAELRDWIKRAQMQHVYDSVEGQWKDFDLDGDGRVTWDEYKNVTYSSYLESPQTDGDYNYTQMMMRDERRFRVADGNGDMVADKQEFTSFLHPEEYEHMKDIVVQETIEDIDKNGDGLIDLQEYIGDMYMSEDGEAEPDWVTTERQQFAEFRDKNGDGKMDKEETLDWILPADYDHAVAEAKHLLHESDSDQDGKLTKEEILDKYDVFVGSQVTDFGEALLRHDEF, encoded by the exons ATGGTGCGCCCCCTGTTGATGTGTTTCGTGCTCTGCGTCGTCTCCGGCAGCAGCAAACCCACGGAGCAGAAGAGTCGCGTTCACGCCGACGCGCCGTTGAGCGAACTGGAACACGACGACCAGCAGAACTTCGACTACGACCACGAAGCTTTTCTGGGCCGGGAGGAAGCACGGAGCTTCGAGCAGCTCCGACCGGAGGAGAGCAAACGGAGGCTGAG CATCATCGTGGACAAAATCGACGCCGACAAAGACGGTTTTGTGTCGGAGGCGGAGCTAAGGGACTGGATCAAGCGCGCTCAGATGCAACACGTCTACGACAGCGTGGAGGGTCAGTGGAAGGACTTCGACCTGGACGGGGACGGCCGGGTCACCTGGGACGAGTACAAGAACGTGACGTACAGCAGCTACCTGG AGAGCCCGCAGACGGACGGCGACTACAACTACACCCAAATGATGATGAGGGATGAGCGGCGCTTCCGGGTCGCCGACGGCAACGGAGACATGGTGGCCGACAAGCAAGAGTTCACGTCGTTCCTCCATCCTGAGGAGTACGAGCACATGAAGGACATCGTGGTGCAG GAAACGATAGAAGACATCGACAAGAACGGAGACGGCCTCATCGACCTGCAAGAGTACATCG GGGACATGTACATGTCGGAGGACGGGGAGGCGGAGCCTGACTGGGTGACGACAGAACGCCAGCAGTTCGCCGAGTTCCGAGACAAGAACGGCGACGGGAAGATGGACAAAGAGGAGACGCTGGACTGGATCCTGCCGGCGGACTACGACCACGCCGTGGCCGAAGCCAAACACCTGCTGCACGAGTCCGACTCCGACCAG gaCGGGAAGCTGACGAAGGAGGAGATCTTGGACAAATACGACGTGTTCGTCGGGAGTCAGGTGACGGACTTTGGTGAGGCGTTGCTGCGACACGACGAGTTctag
- the calua gene encoding calumenin-A isoform X1 translates to MVRPLLMCFVLCVVSGSSKPTEQKSRVHADAPLSELEHDDQQNFDYDHEAFLGREEARSFEQLRPEESKRRLSIIVDKIDADKDGFVSEAELRDWIKRAQMQHVYDSVEGQWKDFDLDGDGRVTWDEYKNVTYSSYLGNAAATPTAAAQPSPILDSYWSPPTESPQTDGDYNYTQMMMRDERRFRVADGNGDMVADKQEFTSFLHPEEYEHMKDIVVQETIEDIDKNGDGLIDLQEYIGDMYMSEDGEAEPDWVTTERQQFAEFRDKNGDGKMDKEETLDWILPADYDHAVAEAKHLLHESDSDQDGKLTKEEILDKYDVFVGSQVTDFGEALLRHDEF, encoded by the exons ATGGTGCGCCCCCTGTTGATGTGTTTCGTGCTCTGCGTCGTCTCCGGCAGCAGCAAACCCACGGAGCAGAAGAGTCGCGTTCACGCCGACGCGCCGTTGAGCGAACTGGAACACGACGACCAGCAGAACTTCGACTACGACCACGAAGCTTTTCTGGGCCGGGAGGAAGCACGGAGCTTCGAGCAGCTCCGACCGGAGGAGAGCAAACGGAGGCTGAG CATCATCGTGGACAAAATCGACGCCGACAAAGACGGTTTTGTGTCGGAGGCGGAGCTAAGGGACTGGATCAAGCGCGCTCAGATGCAACACGTCTACGACAGCGTGGAGGGTCAGTGGAAGGACTTCGACCTGGACGGGGACGGCCGGGTCACCTGGGACGAGTACAAGAACGTGACGTACAGCAGCTACCTGGGTAACGCCGCTGCCACGCCCACCGCCGCCGCCCAGCCATCTCCCATTCTTGATTCTTATTGGTCGCCTCCCACAGAGAGCCCGCAGACGGACGGCGACTACAACTACACCCAAATGATGATGAGGGATGAGCGGCGCTTCCGGGTCGCCGACGGCAACGGAGACATGGTGGCCGACAAGCAAGAGTTCACGTCGTTCCTCCATCCTGAGGAGTACGAGCACATGAAGGACATCGTGGTGCAG GAAACGATAGAAGACATCGACAAGAACGGAGACGGCCTCATCGACCTGCAAGAGTACATCG GGGACATGTACATGTCGGAGGACGGGGAGGCGGAGCCTGACTGGGTGACGACAGAACGCCAGCAGTTCGCCGAGTTCCGAGACAAGAACGGCGACGGGAAGATGGACAAAGAGGAGACGCTGGACTGGATCCTGCCGGCGGACTACGACCACGCCGTGGCCGAAGCCAAACACCTGCTGCACGAGTCCGACTCCGACCAG gaCGGGAAGCTGACGAAGGAGGAGATCTTGGACAAATACGACGTGTTCGTCGGGAGTCAGGTGACGGACTTTGGTGAGGCGTTGCTGCGACACGACGAGTTctag
- the LOC137589198 gene encoding ADP-ribosylation factor 4 produces the protein MGLTISSLFSRLFGKRQMRILMVGLDAAGKTTILYKLKLGEIVTTIPTIGFNVETVEYRNICFTVWDVGGQDKIRPLWRHYFQNTQGLIYVVDSNDEERIKESASELMKMVDEEELKDAVILVFANKQDLPNAMNVGVLTEKLGLHELRNRTWTVFATCATQGHGLYEGLDWLSSELAKR, from the exons ATGGGTTTAACCATTTCGTCGCTGTTCTCCAGACTGTTCGGGAAGAGGCAGATGAGGATACTGATGG TCGGGTTAGACGCGGCCGGGAAAACCACCATCCTGTATAAACTGAAGCTGGGAGAGATAGTCACCACCATCCCGACTATCG GTTTTAACGTTGAAACGGTTGAGTACAGAAACATCTGCTTCACCGTCTGGGACGTTGGCGGTCAGGATAAGATCCGACCTCTGTGGAGACACTACTTCCAAAACACACAG GGGCTGATCTACGTGGTCGACAGTAACGACGAAGAACGAATCAAAGAATCCGCCAGCGagctgatgaagatg GTCGACgaagaggagctgaaggacGCGGTCATCCTGGTGTTTGCGAACAAACAGGATCTTCCCAACGCCATGAACGTCGGAGTGCTGACGGAAAAACTGGGCCTGCATGAGCTGCGCAACAGAACT TGGACGGTCTTTGCCACCTGCGCCACTCAGGGTCACGGTCTGTACGAAGGGCTGGACTGGCTATCCAGTGAGCTGGCGAAGCGTTAG
- the gcc1 gene encoding GRIP and coiled-coil domain-containing protein 1 → MEKFGMSFGGGPSRKELLDTIEAQKKKLVQYQTRFRDVVLAYRSLLKEKEALEASLKVLSAPQEGDQEQPAPDAAATDAFLEAPDDGCSLHSEDSEDTTASADRGEEQSEEEQAEPGDQSGAAPLRSDTDGSENGSAASERREADPRVTRLRSQLSTLTGALATVTQEKSRMEAGFQADRRQLKQEAEELREQTATAAAQQEAELEAVREQLAESRARVITQQHEREQEQGDHAQQLRELQRLLQQERAGRQDAELRLQDASAAALATARAADRGAESEARLSEATEERDELRRRLLAAEEERGRPNPQVEELRCELAALKEHFQQQIGAETQKASEAEERARQRAQAAEARAAGLELRVSELSDVLGASEKTRQRDQRNAQRLRDRLLQLDAENKTLAMAAAAGRAAPDADDSQLDFLALKEKLEKVKKLLLLAAQREPQRHLLEEEEEQEEQGADPGEHSAPSYQQELRQVREEFERYKLRAQVVLKNKNVKDGCQARELEELRDQLGELKEKYISLRIQSDEADAHHRQQLEERRRQEAELQHAHRQEAERLEGRRRDELLQLEAELHKQRERTMALLEEKDRELERLRLAAASGPPERREEEEEVEATEGDAVGHALRRATSNEPALLLYSEQLARMEVELGGLRRQKHRLEDDVHRLQAKLIANGERHEEEAEHLRAQLDKLIRDQSREGANMEYLKNIVFRFLTLQDAGGRKQTLNAILTILHFSPQEKQSVARLQGAPWWVVGKR, encoded by the exons ATGGAGAAGTTTGGGATGTCGTTCGGCGGCGGCCCCAgcaggaaggagctgctggaCACCATCGAGGCCCAGAAGAAGAAGCTGGTCCAGTACCAGACCCGCTTCAGGGACGTGGTTCTGGCCTACAGGAGCCtcctgaaggagaaggaggcgcTGGAGGCCAGCCTGAAGGTCCTGAGCGCCCCCCAGGAGGGGGATCAGGAGCAGCCTGCGCCGGACGCCGCCGCGACAGACGCCTTCCTGGAAGCCCCCGACGATGGATGCTCGCTCCACAGCGAGGACAGCGAGGACACGACGGCGTCCGCCGACCGGGGGGAGGAGCAGAGCGAGGAGGAGCAGGCAGAGCCAGGAGACCAGTCCGGCGCCGCG CCACTGCGGTCAGACACCGACGGCTCGGAGAACGGGAGCGCCGCCTCGGAGCGGCGGGAGGCGGACCCCCGCGTCACGCGGCTGCGGAGCCAACTGAGCACGCTCACCGGCGCCCTGGCGACCGTCACACAGGAGAAGTCGCGCATGGAGGCGGGTTTCCAGGCCGACCGGCGGCAGCTGAAGCAGGAAGCGGAGGAGCTGCGGGAGCAGACGGCCACCGCCGCCGCgcagcaggaggcggagctagaGGCGGTGCGGGAGCAGCTGGCGGAGAGCCGGGCCCGCGTCATCACGCAGCAGCACGAGCGCGAGCAGGAGCAGGGCGACCACGCCCAGCAGTTGCGTGAGCTGCAGCGGCTCCTCCAGCAGGAGCGGGCGGGGCGGCAAGATGCCGAGCTCCGCCTCCAGGACGCCAGCGCCGCCGCCCTGGCCACGGCTCGCGCAGCCGACCGGGGAGCGGAGTCCGAGGCCCGCCTGAGCGAGGCAACGGAGGAGCGGGACGAGCTGCGGCGGCGGCTGCTCGCCGCCGAGGAGGAGCGAGGGCGCCCGAACCCCCAGGTGGAGGAGCTGCGGTGCGAGCTGGCGGCGCTGAAGGAACACTTCCAGCAGCAGATCGGCGCCGAGACACAGAAGGCCAGCGAGGCGGAGGAGCGGGCCCGGCAGCGGGCGCAGGCGGCGGAGGCGCGGGCGGCAGGGCTGGAGCTGCGGGTGTCCGAGCTGTCGGACGTCCTGGGCGCCAGCGAGAAGACGCGGCAGCGCGACCAGAGGAACGCCCAGCGGCTGCGAGACCGCCTCCTGCAGCTGGACGCAGAGAACAAGACGCTCGccatggcggcggcggccggcCGCGCGGCGCCCGATGCCGACGACTCGCAGTTGGACTTCCTGGCGCTaaaggagaagctggagaaggtgaagaagctgctgctgctggcggcGCAGAGGGAGCcgcagcgccacctgctggaggaggaggaggagcaggaggagcagggggcgGACCCCGGCGAGCACTCGGCGCCATCCTATCAGCAGGAGCTGCGGCAGGTGAGGGAGGAGTTTGAGCGCTACAAGCTGCGGGCGCAGGTGGTGCTGAAGAACAAGAACGTTAAAGATGGCTGCCAGGCgcgggagctggaggagctgcgcGACCAGCTGGGCGAGCTGAAGGAGAAGTACATCAGCCTGCGCATCCAGAGCGACGAGGCCGACGCCCACCACCGCCAACAGCTGGAGGAACGGCGGCGGCAGGAGGCGGAGTTGCAGCACGCCCACAGGCAGGAGGCGGAGCGTCTGGAGGGGCGGCGTCGCGAcgagctgctgcagctggaggcggagcttcacaAGCAGAGGGAGAGGACGATGGcgctgctggaggagaaggaccgCGAGCTGGAGAGGCTGCGGCTCGCCGCCGCCAGCGGCCCCCCCgagaggagggaagaggaggaggaggtggaggcaaCGGAGGGCGACGCTGTCGGCCACGCCCTGCGGCGGGCAACGTCCAACGAGCCGGCGTTGCTTCTCTACTCCGAGCAGCTCGCCAGGATGGAGGTGGAGCTGGGGGGGCTGCGGCGGCAGAAGCACCGCCTGGAGGACGACGTCCACCGGCTGCAGGCTAAGCTAATCGCTAACGGCGAGCGGCacgaggaggaggcggagcatcTGAGGGCGCAGCTGGACAAACTCATCCGGGATCAGAGCCGCGAAGGCGCCAACATGGAGTACCTGAAGAACATCGTGTTCCGCTTCCTGACGCTGCAGGACGCCGGCGGCAGGAAGCAGACGCTAAACGCCATCCTTACCATCCTGCACTTCAGCCCCCAGGAGAAGCAGAGTGTCGCCCGGCTGCAGGGGGCGCCGTGGTGGGTGGTGGGCAAACGGTAG
- the atp6v1f gene encoding V-type proton ATPase subunit F — protein MAGRGKLIAVIGDEDTCTGFLLGGIGELNKNRKPNFLVVEKDTSITEIEETFKSFLARNDIGIILINQFIAEMIRHAIDAHMQSIPAVLEIPSKEHPYDASKDSILRRAKGMFSADDFR, from the exons ATGGCGGGCCGCGGAAAACTGATCGCCGTGATCGGTGATGAAGACACCTGCACCGGATTCCTGCTGGGGGGCATCGGGGAGCTCAACAAGAACCGGAAACCGAATTTCTTGGTGGTGGAGAAGGACACGAGCATCACGGAGATCGAGGAGACCTTCAA GAGCTTTTTGGCTCGTAACGACATCGGCATCATCCTCATCAACCAGTTCATCGCCGAGATGATCCGCCACGCCATCGACGCCCACATGCAGTCCATCCCGGCGGTGCTGGAGATCCCGTCCAAAGAGCATCCGTACGACGCCTCCAAGGACTCCATCCTGCGCCGCGCCAAGGGCATGTTCTCCGCCGACGACTTCCGGTAG
- the lta4h gene encoding leukotriene A-4 hydrolase translates to MSADPCSFASLGRCATKHLNLTLHLDFVRHVIRGKVELTVEALEDRFSALTLDTRDLKIISVSANGQAARFTMGPKHSFKGTPLDVALPFDLSRGQHVVVEVTYETSPSAKALQWLTPEQTAGKKQPYLFSQCQAHHCRSMIPCQDSPSIKHTYYAQVSVPKDLVAVMSAIRDGQEVDPQDNNRSIYRFRQPVPMPSYLIAIVVGALESREIGPRSRVWSEKELVDRAAFEFSETETMLKTAEELAGPYVWGQYDILVLPPSFPYGGMENPCLTFTTPTLLAGDRSLSNVIAHEISHSWTGNLVTNRTWEHFWLNEGHTVYLERMIGQRLQGEQFRQFKAGGGWKELQDSVNTFGANNPLTNLVPSLEEVDPDDAFSSVPYEKGFALLYHLEELMGGPEVFMGFIKSYIQMFAYGSVTSDEWKSYLFTYFKEKVDILNKVDWNAWMHTPGMPPVKPQYDTTLADACIALSQRWIKAKDQDLSSFKESDLKTLSSHQVIEFLSLLLQEDPLPLTHVMKMQEVYNLNAYMNSEIRVRWLRLCVRSRWEEAVATALKMATEQGRMKFTRPLLREVFNFDKYRKEAVSAFVAHRGTMHPVTAGLVAKDLKVDTSSL, encoded by the exons ATGTCGGCCGACCCTTGCTCCTTCGCGTCCCTCGGCAGGTGCGCCACCAAACACCTGAACCTCACGCTCCACCTGGACTTCGTCAGACACGTCATCAGAGGGAAGGTGGAGCTGACGGTGGAGGCTCTGGAGGACCGGTTCTCCGCTCTG ACTTTGGACACCAGAGACCTGAAGATCATCTCCGTGAGCGCAAATGGCCAGGCGGCGCGCTTTACGATGGGCCCCAAACACAGCTTCAAGGGGACGCCGCTGGACGTGGCGCTGCCTTTTGACCTCTCCAG AGGGCAGCACGTGGTCGTGGAAGTGACCTACGAGACGTCGCCTTCGGCGAAGGCGCTGCAGTGGCTCACGCCCGAGCAGACGGCCGGGAAGAAGCAGCCGTACCTGTTCAGCCAGTGTCAG GCGCATCACTGCAGGAGCATGATCCCCTGTCAGGACAGCCCGTCCATCAAACACACCTACTACGCCCAG GTGTCCGTCCCTAAAGACTTGGTGGCGGTGATGAGCGCCATCAGagacggacaggaagtggaccccCAGGACAACAACCGGTCCATCTACAGGTTCCGCCAGCCG gtGCCCATGCCGTCCTACCTGATCGCCATCGTGGTCGGGGCTCTGGAGAGCAG GGAGATCGGACCCCGGTCCAGAGTCTGGTCGGAGAAGGAGCTGGTGGACAGAGCGGCGTTCGAGTTCTCAGAG ACGGAGACGATGCTGAAGACGGCAGAGGAGCTGGCGGGGCCGTACGTCTGGGGCCAGTACGACATCCTGGTTCTGCCCCCGTCGTTCCCCTACGGGGGGATGGAGAACCCGTGTCTGACCTTCACCACGCCCACGCTGCTG GCGGGGGACAGGTCTCTGTCCAAC GTGATCGCCCACGAGATCTCCCACAGCTGGACCGGGAACCTGGTGACCAACCGGACCTGGGAGCACTTCTG GTTGAACGAGGGTCACACGGTCTACCTGGAGCGCATGATCGGCCAGCGGCTGCAGGGGGAGCAGTTCAGGCAGTTCAAGGCCGGGGGGGGCTGGAAGGAGCTGCAGGACTCG GTGAACACCTTCGGAGCCAACAACCCCCTGACCAACCTGGTGCCCTCCCTGGAGGAGGTGGACCCTGACGACGCCTTCTCCTCGGTGCCCTACGAGAAGGGCTTCGCCCTGCTCTACCacctggaggagctgatgggGGGCCCAG AGGTGTTCATGGGTTTCATCAAGTCCTACATCCAGATGTTTGCCTACGGCAGCGTCACGTCGGACGAGTGGAAGTCCTACCTGTTCACCTACTTCAAGGAGAAG GTTGACATTCTGAACAAGGTCGACTGGAACGCCTGGATGCACACGCCCGGGATGCCCCCAGTTAAACCCCA GTACGACACCACGCTGGCGGACGCTTGCATCGCTCTGTCCCAGAGGTGGATAAAG GCCAAAGACCAGGACCTGAGCAGCTTCAAGGAGTCCGATCTGAAGACGCTGTCGTCCCACCAGGTCATTGAGTTCCTGTCCCTCTTGCTTCAGGAG GATCCTCTTCCTCTGACCCACGTGATGAAGATGCAGGAGGTCTACAATCTCAATGCCTACATGAACAGTGAGATCCGCGTCAG GTGGCTCCGGCTGTGCGTCCGCTCCAGGTGGGAGGAGGCGGTTGCCACGGCGCTGAAGATGGCGACGGAACAGGGCAGGATGAAGTTCACGCGGCCGCTGCTCAG ggaagtttttaactttgacaaatacCGGAAAGAAGCCGTGTCAGCGTTTGTGGCTCACAGGGGGACGATGCACCCAGTGACCGCCGGCCTGGTCGCCAAGGACCTGAAGGTGGACACCAGCAGTCTGTAA
- the dennd6b gene encoding protein DENND6B has product MTDPFAASLRREAADSGDSRRPWARFSSWLECVCVVTFDLELGQAIELVYPQDVKLTEKEKTSICYLSFPDSYSGCLGDTQFSFRLRQSVGRRAPKVREDVYNGDAPVALQAEASHFFGYVYFRQVKDVSVKRGYFQKSLVLVSRFPYVHLFHSLLQIIAPEFFDKLEPVLETVCNEIDQWPPPVPGQTLNLPVMGVVLQVRIPSKSDKLGGSPVRNTPTENLLPAPTLLPTIHELDLFRCFQSVLVHLQMLWELTLLGEPLIVMAPSPTVSSETVLALISSISPLKFCCDFRPYFTVHDSEFREFTTRTQAPPSVLLGVTNPFFIKTFQNWPHVIRLGELKMAGDLPKQVKVKKPSKLKALDTKPGIYTSYRTFLHKDKILIKRLLKGIQRKRPSEVQSVILRRHLLELTQSFIIPLERYMASLMPLQRSVTPWKTPPQIRPFSQDDFLATLEHAGPQLTSPLKGDWIGLYRKFLRCQNFDGWYRHRHREMSQKLESLHLEAICDADLLGWTRDKSEVEIVDLVLKLREKQVKARRQQLQLKDSVLDRLDGFVSAIVESLPGDLQAVLS; this is encoded by the exons ATGACGGACCCTTTCGCCGCTTCGCTCCGCCGTGAGGCGGCGGACAGTGGGGACAGCCGCCGTCCGTGGGCCCGCTTCTCCTCGTGGCtggagtgcgtgtgtgtggtgaccTTCGACCTGGAGCTCGGGCAGGCCATCGAG ctggTTTATCCTCAGGACGTGAAACTCACAGAGAAAGAG AAAACCAGCATCTGCTACCTGTCCTTCCCAGACTCTTACTCAG GATGCCTTGGGGACACTCAGTTCAGCTTCCGGTTGCGTCAGTCGGTCGGTCGCAGGGCTCCAAAGGTCAGAGAAGACGTTTACAACGGCGACGCTCCCGTCGCCCTGCAG GCCGAGGCGTCCCACTTCTTCGGTTACGTGTATTTCAGACAAGTGAAGGACGTCTCTGTGAAGAGAGGGTACTTccagaag TCCCTGGTGCTGGTGTCCCGGTTCCCGTACGTCCACCTGTTCCATTCGCTGCTGCAGATCATCGCACCCGAGTTCTTCGACAAGCTGGAACCGGTCCTGGAgacag TGTGTAACGAGATCGACCAATGGCCGCCACCCGTTCCTGGACAGACCCTCAACCTGCCAGTGATGGGCGTGGTCTTACag gttCGAATTCCTTCCAAATCGGACAAACTGGGAGGAAGTCCCGTCAGGAACACGCCCACTGAG AACCTCCTGCCGGCTCCAACCCTCCTGCCCACCATCCACGAGCTGGACCTGTTCAG gtGCTTCCAGTCGGTCCTTGTGCACCTGCAGATGCTCTGGGAGCTCACGCTGCTGGGGGAGCCGCTGATCGTCATGGCGCCGTCGCCCACCGTCTCCTCGGAAACCGTTCTGGCTCTCATCAG CTCCATCAGCCCGCTGAAGTTCTGCTGCGACTTCCGGCCGTACTTCACCGTCCACGACAGCGAGTTCAGGGAGTTCACCACCAGGACCCAGGCCCC CCCCAGCGTGCTCCTGGGCGTCACCAACCCGTTCTTCATCAAGACCTTCCAGAACTGGCCTCACGTGATCCGACTGGGAGAATTGAAGATGGCag GTGACCTCCCCAAACAGGTGAAGGTGAAGAAGCCGTCCAAACTGAAGGCGCTGGACACCAaaccag GCATCTACACTTCCTACAGGACCTTCCTGCACAAAGACAAGATCCTGATCAAACGGCTGCTGAAG GGCATCCAGAGGAAGCGTCCGTCGGAGGTCCAGAGCGTCATCCTGAGGAGACACCTGCTGGAGCTCACGCAGAGCTTCATCATCCCCCTG GAGCGCTACATGGCCAGCCTGATGCCCCTTCAGAGATCCGTCACTCCCTGGAAG ACTCCGCCCCAGATCCGCCCCTTCAGTCAGGACGACTTCCTGGCCACGCTGGAGCATGCCGGGCCCCAGCTCACCTCGCCGCTCAAAGGTGATTGGATAGGGCTGTACAG GAAGTTCCTCAGGTGTCAGAACTTTGACGGGTGGTACCGACATCGCCACAGGGAGATGAGCCAGAAGCTGGAGAGTCTCCACCTGGAGGCCATCTGTGACGCT GATTTGCTGGGCTGGACCAGAGACAAGTCTGAGGTGGAGATCGTGGACCTGGTGCTGAAGCTCAGGGAGAAGCAG GTGAAGGCGCGGcgccagcagctgcagctgaaggACAGCGTTCTGGACCGGCTGGACGGGTTCGTGAGCGCCATTGTCGAGTCATTGCCCGGCGACCTGCAGGCGGTCCTGAGCTGA
- the lamtor4 gene encoding ragulator complex protein LAMTOR4, with protein MTTAALTSGLERIPDQLGYLVISEDGVLASAGELENDEHTAGVMMQMVRTACRFRLPGSAEPAFKRMSVILEDFVYTVTVSGQKVFVVKRQHNQQEPISV; from the exons ATG ACGACAGCGGCTCTGACTTCGGGGCTGGAGCGGATCCCGGATCAGCTCGGGTACCTGGTGATCAGTGAGGACGGGGTCCTGGCG TCTGCAGGCGAGCTGGAGAACGACGAACACACCGCGGGTGTGATGATGCAGATGGTTCGGACGGCCTGTCGGTTCCGACTCCCCGGGTCGGCCGAGCCGGCTTTCAAACGCATGTCAG TGATCCTAGAAGATTTCGTTTACACCGTGACGGTTTCAGGTCAGAAGGTCTTCGTGGTCAAACGTCAACACAACCAGCAGGAGCCAATCAGTGTGTAG
- the zgc:193726 gene encoding uncharacterized protein zgc:193726 isoform X1, with the protein MTSALSLLMMMMMVSVSAGPLPLPRNSSSDDGRTPARVHLEGGDLNSTWLETSQHVNNTSDQSRDELRDELWDNFPRGVPFNTENITTLSVGHAGPPGDCVLSTCILSQLGSSLQRGDETAGKTTSDPYGIGKK; encoded by the exons ATGACGTCCGCTTTGTCgctcctgatgatgatgatgatggtctcTGTGTCTGCAGGACCTCTACCTCTGCCACGcaacagctccag TGATGATGGTCGGACGCCGGCCCGTGTTCACCTGGAGGGAGGAGACTTGAACTCCACCTG GTTAGAGACCAGTCAACATGTCAACAACACATCGGACCAGTCACGGGATGAGTTGCGGGACGAGTTGTGGGACAATTTCCCACG AGGCGTTCCGTTTAACACCGAGAACATCACTACCCTCTCTGTGGG CCATGCGGGGCCCCCTGGCGACTGCGTCCTGTCCACCTGCATCCTGTCCCAGCTGGGCTCCTCTCTGCAACGCGGCGACGAGACGGCGGGGAAGACCACCAGCGATCCGTACGGCATCGGAAAGAAGTGA
- the zgc:193726 gene encoding uncharacterized protein zgc:193726 isoform X2 → MTSALSLLMMMMMVSVSAGPLPLPRNSSSDDGRTPARVHLEGGDLNSTWLETSQHVNNTSDQSRDELRDELWDNFPRHAGPPGDCVLSTCILSQLGSSLQRGDETAGKTTSDPYGIGKK, encoded by the exons ATGACGTCCGCTTTGTCgctcctgatgatgatgatgatggtctcTGTGTCTGCAGGACCTCTACCTCTGCCACGcaacagctccag TGATGATGGTCGGACGCCGGCCCGTGTTCACCTGGAGGGAGGAGACTTGAACTCCACCTG GTTAGAGACCAGTCAACATGTCAACAACACATCGGACCAGTCACGGGATGAGTTGCGGGACGAGTTGTGGGACAATTTCCCACG CCATGCGGGGCCCCCTGGCGACTGCGTCCTGTCCACCTGCATCCTGTCCCAGCTGGGCTCCTCTCTGCAACGCGGCGACGAGACGGCGGGGAAGACCACCAGCGATCCGTACGGCATCGGAAAGAAGTGA